In the genome of Aequorivita sp. H23M31, the window AAGCAACCAAGTTTTTAGCTAAAACTACATTTATTGGTTGGAAAGTATATTGGTTAAAGGTTTTGACCAATACATAATCAATTTTTGGCCCAACTGTTAGAGCGGTATTGCTTGGCAATGTCCACGGAGTTGTAGTCCAGGCCAAAAACGAAATGTTATTGGATTCCTCCGCCAAAAAATCTGGAAGGGTTTCTGCCATAGCCAGAAATTGAGCCACTACTGTAGTATCGGTAATATCCTGATAGGTTCCCGGTTGGTTCAACTCGTGAGAACTTAAGCCTGTTCCCGCCTTGGGGGAATATGGCTGAATAGTGTATCCTTTATAAATTAAACCTTTATTATATATTTCCTTGAGGAGCCACCATACCGATTCCATATATTTTGGCTTATAGGTGATATAAGGGTCTTCCATATCTACCCAATATCCTGCCTTTTCGGTAAGATCGTTCCAAACATCGGTATAGCGCATTACCGCCTTTTTACAAGCTTCATTGTAAGCCTCCACCGAAATCTTTTTTCCAATATCTTCCTTAGTGATGCCCAATTCCTTTTCAACGCCGAGCTCAATGGGCAAACCGTGAGTATCCCAGCCGGCTTTTCTATCCACTTTAAACCCTTTTTGAGTTTGGTAACGGCAGAATATATCCTTAATAGCGCGTGCCATTACATGGTGTATTCCGGGCAGGCCGTTGGCCGATGGCGGTCCTTCAAAAAATACAAACGGCTCCGCTCCCTCACGAATAGAAATACTCTTTTCGAAAATATTTTCCTTTTTCCAAAAATCCAGTATTTCCTCCGCTACTTTGGGGAGGTCCAAACCTTTGTATTCTCTAAAATTTTTGCTCATAACTCCTTGCATTCAATAAAGTTTGCAAAAGTAAACAATTTTGAAGGAAATTCGATTGATATAAATCTGATGAAATATCATGCCATTTTGAGGTCAAAGTATTTGTAGGTTTTCTTGGCAGAGGTATCAAATTGCCCGAAAAGGAGGTTCAACAAGCAAGCCTATCGAAGATTTAATGAAAATTGTCTATACTTCCTAGTAGCGGTCATTCGGCATATTAGAGATTCCACTAATAAATACGGATCTTACTTTCAGTTTCTCCATCCAATGCCTTAATTACTTATTTTTACTGCGCTTTTTCATATAACCTATCCATGCAAACGGAAGAATATCTTAATGAATTATTAGGACCCTATATGTTAGGGGTTCTTATCAGTCTTTGTATCGGACTTATTCTGGGACTTGAACGAGAATATGATAAGAGAAAGGATGAGGGAGGCTCGGCGGGAATCCGAACCTTTCCCATTGTAACCCTATTGGGATATGTAATGGGCCACCTGTCCGCAACTTTTAGTTCTTGGTTTTTAATTGTAGGAATGGGATCCCTAATTTTATTTTTGGGAATTGGACAGGTCCTAAAAACGCGAGCGGAGATTAGTTGGGGTATTACCACCAATCTTGCTCTTATTGCCACTTTTCTTTTGGGACTGATGGTATCTCAGGAGCTATACCGTGATTCTGTGGCAACGGCTGTAATAGTAGTGACCTTATTATCTTTAAAAACTACCTTTCGATCCATCATCCAGAACATTACCCACCAAGAACTTTTCGCTTTTATAAAGTTCGTTATTATCGCACTTTTAATTCTTCCTTTTTTGCCGAATGTTGATTATGGTCCAAATGGATTATTGAATCCATTTGAAATCGGCAGCATTGTTGTAATCGTTTCCTTTTTAAATTTTATTGGTTATTTCCTGGTGAAATTCGTAGGATCGCGAAAAGGAATTTTATTGACCGCGATATTAGGAGGATTAATTTCCAGCACGGCAGTTGCTTGGAATTATGCTGCCAGAAGTAAGGAAAATCCTGAATTGTCCAGAGAATATAGTGCTGGGATTGTTGTGGCATCGGCTATAATGTTTCCACGTCTTCTTTTGATCGCCGCAATATTCAACACTGCAATTGTTATAAAACTTGCCATCCCAATGTTGCTTCTAACGCTGATCTGTTTGATTCCGGGGATACTATTTATTCGAAAAAATTCAGCTAATGCAGATACCCAAATTGATTTGGGCAACCCTCTTAATATGTTGAATGCGCTTACTTTTACAGCTGTTTTTATCGGTATTCTCTATGCTGTACATTATGGTAATGCCTATTTTGGGGAAAGCGGACTTTACTACTCGTCGTTAATCGCAGGATTGGCAGATACAACGGCCATTACAATAAGTATGGCAAAATTTGCGGCTATAGGAGAGAATCTAAATCTATCAGCCTCCGTGATCGTGGCCGCCACCCTTAGCAACACCGTGGTGAAAATGGGAATTGCTATTTTTAGAGGGACGAAAACCACGGCTCGACTGGTGGGCTATGTGTTTGGATCGCTCATTATAGTTGGGACAATCTATATTCTCATAGTTAGCTAAATACACAAAAAAAAGCCATCCATTCCTGGACAGCTTTTATAAATTCCTATTTAAAGTAATATTATTTTTTATACACCCATTCCTCAGTATAAACCGTAGTATCTCCATTTTCTTCAACCGTGGTTTCCTCAAGGTTCAATTTAAAACCGGTAGCGCTAAAATTATTCACTTTGAATTTACGCCCCTCTATGGTCAATTCATTTGTTGTGGTATTAACGGTATATGGGCTAGTCTCATTGTCCCGAACGATAATATAGGCATTTTCCATTCTACCATCATTCTGGGTTATTACTTCCAGAACTCGGTAAGAACCGTTAAAGGTCACCACATTATTGGAATCGAAGTTCGCTGTCATATTAAAGGTATCTCCTGTAGAAACGGTTGTGGTAGTGATATCGAAGCCTTCGACTTTAGCTTGTTTTACCTTTTTTGATTTAAAGGCCGTAATGTTATAGGTACCAGTAAGATTGTCTTTATTGAACTTGTAAATTTCCACACCATCATCATTGCTACTACAACTAAAAGCTAATAACGCCACCAAAAGAACAGATATAATTTTTATCAATTTCATAATAAAATAGTTTTAAGAAATTTTACGCGAATATAATATGATTTTAAATATAACTTCTCAGAGAAACCAATTATTATATTTTTGGTTAAGAACGAGAGCTTCCACTTTATACTTTAATTTGAGCGATAGTCCCGTGGAAGTCTTAACCAACCTCCCGATTTTCATTAGATTGCATTATTAAAATCAAAGATGATACGTATATTTGCGAATATTTTTTCGGTTTCAAGTTGAAATCCAGCCTATTTAAGTCCATTTAATTTCTAGCAAATTTGATACATCCTAAAAATCTATCTAACGTCAATCCCCTCATGAAAAAATTTTTCCTATTTCTTCTTTTTGCTACAATCTCTTTAACTGCGGTCCATTCGCAGATTCTCGATCCAGTAGAATGGTCAACCAGCATAAAAAAAATATCTGAAACCGAGTACGATCTCATTTCAAAAGCAACCATTGATAACAAATGGCATTTATACTCGCAAGTAGTTCCCAAAGATGGACCGTTGCCAACTGTACTTACTTTTGAAGAAAACAATGCATACAAACGTATAGGAAAAGTAAAGGAAGATAAAGGAATTACCGAGCACGATCCTGTATTCGATATGGTAATTACCTATTTTGAGCATACTGCCACTTTCACCCAAAGAATCAAATTAACCGGAGATAAGGGCACGACCGTAAAAGGAGAGGTAGAATTTATGGTTTGTGACGATACCAATTGTTTGCCACCTTCCTATGTGGATCTAGTCTTTAAAATTCCTGACCCTGCGCCCGGCTCTGCTAGTGCAGCAACCAACGAAACAGCGGTTAATACCGATAAATCTGAACCCGATGGCATTGCGACAACGGAGGTCGATACTGACAGCGTTCAGGACGCCGATACCCAAAAAAGTGATGTTGTAGGAGCTTCGGACGATACCTCTAAAGAAGGCTCCAAAGCTGCTCTTGAACAGAACAAAAAACACGAAAAAAAGGGCTTGTGGACTATTTTTATTGTGGCTTTCCTTTTCGGGTTTACGGCGTTGTTGACTCCCTGTATTTTCCCCATGATTCCGATGACCGTTAGCTTTTTTACCAAACAAAGTAAAACACGGGCGGTTGGCATAAAGAATGCCATTTTTTACAGTATTGCTATTATCGTAATTTATGTTTTTCTAGGTGCTGTGGTTACTTGGTTTTTTGGTGCAGACGCCCTGAATGCACTTTCTACCAATGTATGGTTTAACTTTATTTTCTTCCTGTTAATCCTGTTTTTTGCCTTTTCTTTTTTAGGAGCATACGAAATAACCTTACCTAGTTCATGGGCCACTAAAGCCGATAAGCAAGCAGATAGAGGAGGAATGATCGGAATCTTTTTTATGGCGCTTGCGCTTGCAATCGTTTCTTTCTCCTGTACTGGTCCGATTATAGGATATCTTTTAGTGGAAGCTGCTTCTAAAGGCGGGATTGCCCCCTTTGTTGGTATGTTTGGCTTCTCATTGGCATTAGCCTTACCTTTTGGAATGTTTGCTGCATTTCCGGGATGGATGAATTCCTTGCCCAAATCTGGTGGATGGCTTAATACAGTGAAGGTCTTTCTTGGATTCTTGGAATTGGCACTTGCATTCAAATTCCTATCCAACGCCGATCTTGTACTACAACTTCACTGGTTGGAGCGCGAAGTTTTTCTTGCAATTTGGGTCGCTATCTTCGGTATGATGGCTCTTTATCTCTTCGGGAAAATCCAGTTACCTCACGATTCACCCGTAACAAATCTTTCAGTGGGACGTGCTAGCCTTGGTATTTTGGTTTTGGCATTTACTATTTATTTGATCCCAGGACTTTGGGGAGCACCTTTAAAATTAATTAGCGGTTTCCCACCTCCAATGCAGTATAGCGAATCGCCTTATGGAGTTGGATATACTAAAGAAAGCCGTGGTGGAGGAGTTTCGAATGCGCAAGAATTTCCAGAAGGCGCCCATTTAGGTCCCCAGGATATTATAGCCTTTAAAGATTATGATACAGGCGTTGCCTACGCCAAAAAAGTAAATAAGCCCATTTTGCTAGATTTCACTGGATTCGCCTGCGTTAATTGTAGAAAAATGGAGGAACGCGTATGGAGCGAACCCCAGATATTGAATCTGCTAAAAGATGAAGTAGTATTGGTATCCCTTTATGTTGATGATAAACGCCCACTTCCTGATGGAGAAGCAATTACCTCTCAAATCTCTGGCAAAAAACTTCGTTACATTGGCCAAAAATGGAGCGAGTTCCAAATTCTGAAATATGAGGCAAATGCACAGCCCTTCTACGTGCTGATGGACCATGATGAAAGCAACCTAATTGAGCCGGTAGGATATACGCCAAATGGTGATGAATATCTAGCTTGGTTACGAAAAGGAGTTGACGCTTTTAAGACAAGACACCAATAAATACTGATTTTCAACTGGTATTGCTTAACTTTAAAATTATGATGAAAGAAACGATGATTGTGGGAGAAAACGTGGGACAGCTGGAAAAGTATTTTAAACCTTTCCGTGAAAATATTGTGGGAATTGATCAAGAATTTACTTCCCCTTTTGGTAGAAAGAAGATTATCTACACCGATTGGACTGCCAGTGGACGTCTTTACCGACCTATTGAAGAAAAAATATTAAATGAGTTTGGGCCCTTTGTTGCAAATACCCATACTGAAACTTCAGTAACGGGTACAGCTATGACCAAAGCATATCACGAGGCGCGCGAGATTATTAAAAAGCACGTGAACGCAAATGAAAATGATGTGCTTATTACCGCTGGAAGTGGAATGACAGGAGCCATCAATAAGTTCCAACGTATTTTGGGATTAAAGATTCCAGAAAATATTAGGCCTTATGCCAACATTCCAGATGCTATGCGTCCTGTAATCTTCGTTACGCATATGGAGCATCACAGCAACCAAACTTCTTGGCTCGAAACCATTGCGAAAGTGGTGGTAGTTCCACCCAATGATGATGTTTTGGTCTGCATGGAAAATTTTGCCAAAACCGTTGAAGAGTACAAGGATTATCCAATCAAAATAGCAGCTATTACAGGATGTTCAAACGTTACTGGTATTCAAACTCCTTATCACGAAATCGCCAAGTTGATGCACGATAATGGAGGATTATGCTTTGTAGATTTTGCCTGCTCAGC includes:
- a CDS encoding protein-disulfide reductase DsbD family protein, which encodes MKKFFLFLLFATISLTAVHSQILDPVEWSTSIKKISETEYDLISKATIDNKWHLYSQVVPKDGPLPTVLTFEENNAYKRIGKVKEDKGITEHDPVFDMVITYFEHTATFTQRIKLTGDKGTTVKGEVEFMVCDDTNCLPPSYVDLVFKIPDPAPGSASAATNETAVNTDKSEPDGIATTEVDTDSVQDADTQKSDVVGASDDTSKEGSKAALEQNKKHEKKGLWTIFIVAFLFGFTALLTPCIFPMIPMTVSFFTKQSKTRAVGIKNAIFYSIAIIVIYVFLGAVVTWFFGADALNALSTNVWFNFIFFLLILFFAFSFLGAYEITLPSSWATKADKQADRGGMIGIFFMALALAIVSFSCTGPIIGYLLVEAASKGGIAPFVGMFGFSLALALPFGMFAAFPGWMNSLPKSGGWLNTVKVFLGFLELALAFKFLSNADLVLQLHWLEREVFLAIWVAIFGMMALYLFGKIQLPHDSPVTNLSVGRASLGILVLAFTIYLIPGLWGAPLKLISGFPPPMQYSESPYGVGYTKESRGGGVSNAQEFPEGAHLGPQDIIAFKDYDTGVAYAKKVNKPILLDFTGFACVNCRKMEERVWSEPQILNLLKDEVVLVSLYVDDKRPLPDGEAITSQISGKKLRYIGQKWSEFQILKYEANAQPFYVLMDHDESNLIEPVGYTPNGDEYLAWLRKGVDAFKTRHQ
- a CDS encoding MgtC/SapB family protein; translated protein: MQTEEYLNELLGPYMLGVLISLCIGLILGLEREYDKRKDEGGSAGIRTFPIVTLLGYVMGHLSATFSSWFLIVGMGSLILFLGIGQVLKTRAEISWGITTNLALIATFLLGLMVSQELYRDSVATAVIVVTLLSLKTTFRSIIQNITHQELFAFIKFVIIALLILPFLPNVDYGPNGLLNPFEIGSIVVIVSFLNFIGYFLVKFVGSRKGILLTAILGGLISSTAVAWNYAARSKENPELSREYSAGIVVASAIMFPRLLLIAAIFNTAIVIKLAIPMLLLTLICLIPGILFIRKNSANADTQIDLGNPLNMLNALTFTAVFIGILYAVHYGNAYFGESGLYYSSLIAGLADTTAITISMAKFAAIGENLNLSASVIVAATLSNTVVKMGIAIFRGTKTTARLVGYVFGSLIIVGTIYILIVS